From Lolium perenne isolate Kyuss_39 chromosome 5, Kyuss_2.0, whole genome shotgun sequence, a single genomic window includes:
- the LOC127302184 gene encoding uncharacterized protein isoform X2 produces the protein MHFRKPRREIRCGMKPPPTPETPQCFCSLVIKLSRKLGWEVVRMAGLLLECIRYLLTRPEIKKLQYIMLTRPEVKKLLTRPEMKKLQELYLKLIEWTRTWLEKNKVEAKIDWIIIEICSRVVSATSEPCSAPKCPSTLAVDAREPPAATKPPAATKPPTATKPPAATKPPAATKPPAAMKPPTATEPPTATERPAETKRPAATKPPATTERPAAMKPPAEKKPPAATKPPAAPQRPSLKGSATESKPSSELQQLSNMWSKAVDKARKVVNKKARELKQKMLWRRLMSFQKELTKVAIEIYTCMLVFLICFLASKDIPAVCEKAMACHRLALQCNKAISSVNRLVDTCNKTSSEYKLYDKLLVAWVKLQDAGTQAQTLSIICDNLEKLLLVLQRLMKGK, from the exons ATGCACTTCAGAAAACCAAGACGAGAAATTCGCTGTGGGATGAAACCTCCGCCAACCCCTGAAACCCCTCAGTGTTTTTGCTCCTTGGTTATCAAACTATCTAGGAAGCTGGGGTGGGAGGTGGTGAGGATGGCTGGCCTTTTACTCGAGTGCATTAGATACTTGTTGACAAGGCCAGAGATAAAGAAGCTGCAGTACATCATGTTGACAAGGCCAGAGGTGAAGAAGCTGTTGACAAGGCCAGAGATGAAGAAGCTGCAAGAACTCTACCTTAAATTGATTGAGTGGACGAGGACTTGGCTAGAGAAAAATAAAGTGGAAGCTAAAATTGATTGGATCATTATTGAGATTTGTTCTCGTGTGGTGTCAGCAACATCTGAGCCTTGTTCAGCACCCAAGTGCCCTTCAACACTCGCAGTTGATG CAAGGGAGCCTCCTGCAGCGACGAAGCCTCCTGCAGCGACGAAGCCTCCGACAGCGACGAAGCCTCCTGCAGCGACGAAGCCTCCTGCAGCGACGAAACCTCCTGCAGCGATGAAGCCTCCTACAGCGACCGAGCCTCCTACAGCGACCGAGCGTCCTGCAGAGACAAAGCGTCCTGCAGCGACGAAGCCTCCTGCAACGACGGAGCGTCCTGCAGCGATGAAGCCTCCTGCAGAAAAGAAGCCTCCTGCAGCAACGAAGCCTCCTGCAGCGCCACAACGTCCTTCACTTAAGG GAAGTGCTACTGAATCGAAGCCATCCTCTGAATTGCAACAACTTTCAAATATGTGGTCAAAGGCTGTGGACAAGGCAAGGAAAGTAGTGAATAAGAAGGCGAGAGAATTAAAACAAAAGATGCTGTGGAGAAGACTGATGAGTTTCCAGAAGGAGTTAACCAAGGTAGCCATAGAAATCTACACATGCATGTTGGTGTTTCTTATCTGTTTCCTTGCATCCAAGGACATACCAGCTGTATGCGAGAAAGCAATGGCATGTCACAGGTTAGCGCTCCAATGCAACAAGGCCATATCGAG TGTGAATCGTTTAGTGGATACGTGCAACAAGACCTCCAGTGAGTACAAGCTGTACGATAAGCTCCTGGTGGCTTGGGTGAAGCTTCAAGATGCTGGCACACAAGCACAGACTTTGTCAATAATCTGCGACAACTTGGAGAAGCTGCTGCTGGTGCTTCAGAGGTTGATGAAGGGTAAGTGA
- the LOC127302184 gene encoding uncharacterized protein isoform X1 — translation MHFRKPRREIRCGMKPPPTPETPQCFCSLVIKLSRKLGWEVVRMAGLLLECIRYLLTRPEIKKLQYIMLTRPEVKKLLTRPEMKKLQELYLKLIEWTRTWLEKNKVEAKIDWIIIEICSRVVSATSEPCSAPKCPSTLAVDAREPPAATKPPAATKPPTATKPPAATKPPAATKPPAAMKPPTATEPPTATERPAETKRPAATKPPATTERPAAMKPPAEKKPPAATKPPAAPQRPSLKGSATESKPSSELQQLSNMWSKAVDKARKVVNKKARELKQKMLWRRLMSFQKELTKVAIEIYTCMLVFLICFLASKDIPAVCEKAMACHRLALQCNKAISRYNLPQKTVFAGSLVREKLMVSFALLRHSVNRLVDTCNKTSSEYKLYDKLLVAWVKLQDAGTQAQTLSIICDNLEKLLLVLQRLMKGK, via the exons ATGCACTTCAGAAAACCAAGACGAGAAATTCGCTGTGGGATGAAACCTCCGCCAACCCCTGAAACCCCTCAGTGTTTTTGCTCCTTGGTTATCAAACTATCTAGGAAGCTGGGGTGGGAGGTGGTGAGGATGGCTGGCCTTTTACTCGAGTGCATTAGATACTTGTTGACAAGGCCAGAGATAAAGAAGCTGCAGTACATCATGTTGACAAGGCCAGAGGTGAAGAAGCTGTTGACAAGGCCAGAGATGAAGAAGCTGCAAGAACTCTACCTTAAATTGATTGAGTGGACGAGGACTTGGCTAGAGAAAAATAAAGTGGAAGCTAAAATTGATTGGATCATTATTGAGATTTGTTCTCGTGTGGTGTCAGCAACATCTGAGCCTTGTTCAGCACCCAAGTGCCCTTCAACACTCGCAGTTGATG CAAGGGAGCCTCCTGCAGCGACGAAGCCTCCTGCAGCGACGAAGCCTCCGACAGCGACGAAGCCTCCTGCAGCGACGAAGCCTCCTGCAGCGACGAAACCTCCTGCAGCGATGAAGCCTCCTACAGCGACCGAGCCTCCTACAGCGACCGAGCGTCCTGCAGAGACAAAGCGTCCTGCAGCGACGAAGCCTCCTGCAACGACGGAGCGTCCTGCAGCGATGAAGCCTCCTGCAGAAAAGAAGCCTCCTGCAGCAACGAAGCCTCCTGCAGCGCCACAACGTCCTTCACTTAAGG GAAGTGCTACTGAATCGAAGCCATCCTCTGAATTGCAACAACTTTCAAATATGTGGTCAAAGGCTGTGGACAAGGCAAGGAAAGTAGTGAATAAGAAGGCGAGAGAATTAAAACAAAAGATGCTGTGGAGAAGACTGATGAGTTTCCAGAAGGAGTTAACCAAGGTAGCCATAGAAATCTACACATGCATGTTGGTGTTTCTTATCTGTTTCCTTGCATCCAAGGACATACCAGCTGTATGCGAGAAAGCAATGGCATGTCACAGGTTAGCGCTCCAATGCAACAAGGCCATATCGAGGTATAACCTACCGCAGAAGACAGTGTTTGCTGGTTCTCTTGTTCGCGAGAAGCTCATGGTGTCATTTGCTCTCCTTCGGCACAGTGTGAATCGTTTAGTGGATACGTGCAACAAGACCTCCAGTGAGTACAAGCTGTACGATAAGCTCCTGGTGGCTTGGGTGAAGCTTCAAGATGCTGGCACACAAGCACAGACTTTGTCAATAATCTGCGACAACTTGGAGAAGCTGCTGCTGGTGCTTCAGAGGTTGATGAAGGGTAAGTGA
- the LOC127302184 gene encoding uncharacterized protein isoform X3, with amino-acid sequence MHFRKPRREIRCGMKPPPTPETPQCFCSLVIKLSRKLGWEVVRMAGLLLECIRYLLTRPEIKKLQYIMLTRPEVKKLLTRPEMKKLQELYLKLIEWTRTWLEKNKVEAKIDWIIIEICSRVVSATSEPCSAPKCPSTLAVDAREPPAATKPPAATKPPTATKPPAATKPPAATKPPAAMKPPTATEPPTATERPAETKRPAATKPPATTERPAAMKPPAEKKPPAATKPPAAPQRPSLKGSATESKPSSELQQLSNMWSKAVDKARKVVNKKARELKQKMLWRRLMSFQKELTKVSAPMQQGHIECESFSGYVQQDLQ; translated from the exons ATGCACTTCAGAAAACCAAGACGAGAAATTCGCTGTGGGATGAAACCTCCGCCAACCCCTGAAACCCCTCAGTGTTTTTGCTCCTTGGTTATCAAACTATCTAGGAAGCTGGGGTGGGAGGTGGTGAGGATGGCTGGCCTTTTACTCGAGTGCATTAGATACTTGTTGACAAGGCCAGAGATAAAGAAGCTGCAGTACATCATGTTGACAAGGCCAGAGGTGAAGAAGCTGTTGACAAGGCCAGAGATGAAGAAGCTGCAAGAACTCTACCTTAAATTGATTGAGTGGACGAGGACTTGGCTAGAGAAAAATAAAGTGGAAGCTAAAATTGATTGGATCATTATTGAGATTTGTTCTCGTGTGGTGTCAGCAACATCTGAGCCTTGTTCAGCACCCAAGTGCCCTTCAACACTCGCAGTTGATG CAAGGGAGCCTCCTGCAGCGACGAAGCCTCCTGCAGCGACGAAGCCTCCGACAGCGACGAAGCCTCCTGCAGCGACGAAGCCTCCTGCAGCGACGAAACCTCCTGCAGCGATGAAGCCTCCTACAGCGACCGAGCCTCCTACAGCGACCGAGCGTCCTGCAGAGACAAAGCGTCCTGCAGCGACGAAGCCTCCTGCAACGACGGAGCGTCCTGCAGCGATGAAGCCTCCTGCAGAAAAGAAGCCTCCTGCAGCAACGAAGCCTCCTGCAGCGCCACAACGTCCTTCACTTAAGG GAAGTGCTACTGAATCGAAGCCATCCTCTGAATTGCAACAACTTTCAAATATGTGGTCAAAGGCTGTGGACAAGGCAAGGAAAGTAGTGAATAAGAAGGCGAGAGAATTAAAACAAAAGATGCTGTGGAGAAGACTGATGAGTTTCCAGAAGGAGTTAACCAAG GTTAGCGCTCCAATGCAACAAGGCCATATCGAG TGTGAATCGTTTAGTGGATACGTGCAACAAGACCTCCAGTGA